The following are from one region of the Salmo trutta chromosome 20, fSalTru1.1, whole genome shotgun sequence genome:
- the LOC115155778 gene encoding centromere protein J isoform X1 codes for MSSPAGLQAQQSQTKFLDRWMTSSSCAGVILNPSPDPAESLRHSSVWRSRDVNDSFASQFVPLPVSSSSSCLSISSLVHDAESGTELSKQNQLPVDRTLSDRQFAGLQTVASQGLTLPGEMDSMEKFVEQSQDLPLMLKLERLRQWQQHMQEQLKAHQLEELVSLQEEQQRLLGMVHVAQQDGADYIEISKLTGADWGENTLLGGYPLSHRPPAAKSFPTFRQPPRGQEQEKDQTLGTEAWSNPHKRHQLNGDADDRGGDEEVTLSSHSAPSMTEDYKAYRGDDCELDSQDRPIKPGIGGQKQTFEALLEEQLRLEEQRLKTTQQQQSPEAAEGASPRANTKRAFLRRGEGLSRFTNRSKAPMPNKGEPQKDPKPQAKVSTRWPTQVSQRPPVQRKTAVLNKENRPRDLCSPLLDSVRPEGKADKPAAVRPRVLGSHQRQNIEITNCLRPREVIGDKVGGTSQPVSRTPAAVSKQFGLEERTGVLQRNGSGPSRPDGAAEGKSGVPEYSFELSFQEKLQHWDCDRQKESVELGEFELLEQAAEELSFSSNSSFVMKVLQLDQQHHLQGSRGSHPRRLSSTPIKSPSLPKGVHSRGTSRSGQGTGTSSSESPGVSAVRAKGVMRENGKATDEDEEEEDEVSDGKHEEISDILFRSSSEFGDREEVARPSYQTTVSSNLWENLLPASNPPYDKRSYQDTEGGSSQAEEGGESDLDDSTLLEDREERDHEGLLVFDDDDTWNDLEEAGSIVEDDSRTRGAATGNRHTPTATVNDISPSERTLKRKVAVAKGTELERMSVITAANQEPDPPPASQLMARLFPSLKPKTQAPSPPEPMKTEVGSGQQQSRQLRERLVELELEIERFRTENAALARLRQENEKNQEKLRKECAEFEQRKAEELAKFEEFKREEIKKLQKERKVFERHASAARAIPDKREREEIQALKKQLSFLQEELKRRESRWSTTHNRLRQQIDSLSSDNSNLKDEVRTMEKLRLSTWRKIGTDSERENDRKERGREGPRPLDSYIALEARCLKLASPPDTVRSSQPQNSISSKGSPSGHSPTTQGGIRGILKKSGPTPAPSPTHSSSSEDRPESLTRSHHPAQSHDHSNNLSPRARGLQTETEVQEPGQDVLTHADGKMERVLACGGRLIIFPNGTRKEVSADGLTVKVTFFNGDIKQVMADQRVIYYYADAQTTHTTYPDGIEVLQFPNNQTEKHFPDGRKEITFPDQTVKNLYPDGREESVLTDGTIIQVNLDGSKEIQFNTGQKEIHTADYKRREYPDGTLKTVYTDGRQETRYPTGRLRVKDKDGNIVMDNRP; via the exons ATGTCATCTCCAGCTGGGTTGCAGGCTCAGCAGTCCCAAACAAAGTTCCTTGACCGATGGATGACGAGCAGCTCCTGTGCTGGGGTTATCCTGAACCCCTCCCCGGACCCGGCTGAGTCTCTTCGACACAGCTCTGTCTGGAGATCCCGGGATGTGAATGACTCCTTTGCCTCTCAGTTTGTTCCCCTCCCGGTCTCCAGTAGCAGCAGTTGCCTCAGTATCAGTTCCCTCGTCCATGATGCTGAGTCCGGGACAGAATTGAGCAAACAGAATCAGCTACCAGTTGATAGAACTTTGTCTGACAGACAATTTGCTGGACTGCAGACAGTGGCGTCTCAAGGGTTGACATTACCTGGAGAGATGGACAGTATGGAGAAGTTTGTAGAGCAGTCTCAGGACCTACCCCTAATGCTCAAACTCGAACGG CTGAGGCAGTGGCAGCAGCACATGCAGGAGCAGCTGAAAGCCCACCAGCTAGAGGAACTCGTCAGTCTCCAGGAGGAGCAACAAAGGTTACTGGGCATGGTGCATGTGGCTCAGCAGGATGGAGCAG ATTACATAGAGATCTCCAAGTTGACGGGAGCGGACTGGGGAGAGAACACTCTATTGGGGGGCTACCCCCTCTCTCACAGACCCCCAGCAGCCAAGAGCTTCCCTACATTCCGGCAGCCTCCAAGGGGCCAGGAGCAGGAAAAGGACCAAACACTGG GGACAGAAGCATGGAGCAATCCACACAAACGTCATCAGCTGAATGGGGATGCTGATGATAGGGGTGGTGATGAGGAAGTCACGTTATCTTCCCATTCTGCTCCCTCCATGACTGAAGACTACAAAGCATATAGAGGAGATGACTGTGAACTAGACTCACAGGACAG GCCCATTAAACCAGGGATAGGGGGGCAGAAACAGACGTTTGAGGCGCTCCTGGAGGAACAGCTGAGACTGGAGGAACAGAGACTGAAGACCACCCAGCAGCAGCAG AGCCCAGAGGCAGCTGAGGGAGCCAGTCCGAGAGCTAATACCAAGAGAGCCTTCCTGAGGCGAGGGGAGGGCCTCTCCAGATTCACCAACCGAAGCAAAGCCCCTATGCCCAACAAAGGGGAACCCCAAAAAGATCCCAAACCCCAGGCCAAGGTCAGCACCCGTTGGCCCACCCAGGTCAGTCAGCGCCCCCCCGTACAGCGCAAGACTGCTGTGCTCAACAAGGAGAACAGACCAAGAGACCTGTGCTCACCCCTTCTGGACAGTGTCAGACCAGAGGGCAAGGCAGACAAGCCGGCTGCAGTGAGGCCCAGAGTCCTGGGCAGTCATCAGAGACAGAACATTGAGATTACTAACTGTCTAAGGCCAAGGGAGGTGATTGGTGACAAGGTGGGTGGGACTTCTCAACCTGTGAGTAGaactcctgcagctgtaagtaaACAGTTTGGGCttgaggagaggactggagtaCTGCAGAGGAATGGAAGTGGTCCATCGAGACCGGATGGAGCAGCAGAGGGAAAATCGGGTGTTCCGGAGTATTCCTTTGAGCTGTCGTTCCAGGAGAAGCTGCAGCACTGGGACTGTGACCGTCAGAAGGAGAGTGTGGAGCTGGGGGAGTTTGAGCTGTTGGAGCAGGCAGCTGAGGAactctccttctcctccaacTCATCCTTTGTCATGAAG GTGCTGCAGCTGGACCAGCAACACCACCTTCAGGGCAGCAGGGGGAGCCATCCGCGACGCCTCTCCTCCACGCCCATCAAATCCCCCTCACTGCCTAAAGGGGTTCACAGCCGGGGCACCAGTAGAAGTGGCCAAGGCACAGGGACCAGCTCATCTGAATCACCAGGAGTATCTGCTGTGAGGGCAAAGGGGGTAATGAGGGAAAACGGCAAAGCCActgatgaggatgaggaggaagaagatGAAGTGAGCGACGGCAAACATGAGGAAATCTCTGACATCTTGTTCCGTAGCAGCTCTGAATTCGGGGATCGGGAGGAAGTAGCCCGACCGTCATACCAGACTACAGTTTCCAGCAACCTCTGGGAAAACCTGCTCCCTGCATCCAACCCTCCATACGACAAGAGGTCATATCAGGACACAGAGGGAGGCTCAAGCCAGGCAGAGGAGGGCGGGGAGAGTGACCTTGACGACTCCACCCTTttggaggacagagaagagagggaccaCGAGGGTCTGTTGGTGTTTGATGACGATGACACCTGGAACGACCTGGAGGAGGCTGGCAGCATCGTTGAGGACGACAGCAGAACAAGAGGCGCTGCAACAGGAAACCGACACACTCCCACAGCAACAGTGAATGACATTTCACCCTCAGAGAGGACACTGAAGAGAAAGGTGGCTGTGGCCAAAGGGACGGAGCTGGAAAGGATGTCTGTTATCACAGCAGCCAACCAGGAGCCAGATCCTCCTCCCGCTTCCCAGCTCATGGCCAGGCTGTTCCCCTCGCTAAAGCCCAAAACCCAGGCCCCTTCTCCACCAGAACCTATGAAGACTGAGGTCGGATCAG gCCAGCAGCAGTCCAGGCAGCTGAGGGAGAGGCTggtggagctggagctggagatTGAACGTTTCAGGACAGAGAATGCTGCCTTGGCCAGACTTAGACAGGAGAATGAAAAGAACCAGGAGAAACTCCG GAAGGAGTGTGCAGAGTTTGAGCAGCGGAAGGCTGAGGAGCTGGCCAAGTTTGAGGAGTTCAAGAGGGAGGAGATCAAGAAGCTGCAGAAGGAACGCAAGGTGTTTGAGAGGCATGCCTCTGCCGCCAGAGCCATACCAGACAAGAGGGAGCGTGAGGAGATCCAG GCCTTGAAGAAGCAGCTGAGTTTCCTGCAGGAGGAGTTGAAGCGGAGAGAGAGCCGCTGGTCCACCACACATAACCGTCTGCGGCAGCAGATAGACTCCCTGAGCTCAGACAACAGCAACCTGAAAGACGAGGTCCGCACCATGGAGAAACTACGCCTCAGCACATGGAGGAAGATTGGGACAGACAGCGAAAGAGAGAAcgacaggaaggagagagggagggagggacccaGGCCGTTGGACAGTTACATTGCTCTTGAAGCCAGGTGCCTCAAATTGGCA AGTCCTCCTGACACTGTGAGGAGCAGCCAACCACAGAACAGCATTTCCTCTAAAGGCAGCCCATCAGGACACAGCCCCACCACTCAAG GCGGTATCAGGGGCATCCTGAAGAAGTCAGGCCCTACACCAGCACCCAGCCCCACTCACAGTTCCAGCTCAGAGGATAGACCAGAATCTTTGACCAGGAGCCACCACCCAGCACAGAGCCACGACCACTCAAACAACCTGTCCCCT AGGGCTCGAGGTCTGCAGACTGAAACAGAGGTCCAAGAGCCAGGTCAGGATGTCCTCACCCACGCTGATGGAAAG ATGGAGAGGGTTCTGGCCTGTGGAGGGAGACTCATCATCTTTCCCAATGGGACTAGGAAGGAGGTGTCAGCGGACGGACTGACAGTCAAAGTCACCTTCTTCAACGGGGACATCAAGCAGGTCATGGCTGACCAGAGAGTG ATCTACTACTATGCGGATGCCCAGACCACTCACACCACCTATCCTGACGGCATCGAGGTTCTGCAGTTCCCCAACAACCAGACTG AGAAGCATTTCCCTGATGGCCGTAAGGAGATCACATTCCCTGACCAGACAGTCAAGAACCTCTATCCagatgggagggaggagagtgtcCTCACTGACGGGACCATCATACAAGTTAACTT GGATGGCAGTAAGGAGATCCAGTTCAACACAGGCCAGAAggagatccacacagcagactatAAGAGGAGGGAGTACCCAGATGGCACTTTGAAGACAGTCTATACCGATGGCAGACAGGAGACCCGCTACCCCACCGGACGCCTCAGAGTTAAAGACAAGGATGGTAACATTGTCATGGACAACAGGCCCTAG
- the LOC115155778 gene encoding centromere protein J isoform X2 yields the protein MSSPAGLQAQQSQTKFLDRWMTSSSCAGVILNPSPDPAESLRHSSVWRSRDVNDSFASQFVPLPVSSSSSCLSISSLVHDAESGTELSKQNQLPVDRTLSDRQFAGLQTVASQGLTLPGEMDSMEKFVEQSQDLPLMLKLERLRQWQQHMQEQLKAHQLEELVSLQEEQQRLLGMVHVAQQDGADYIEISKLTGADWGENTLLGGYPLSHRPPAAKSFPTFRQPPRGQEQEKDQTLGTEAWSNPHKRHQLNGDADDRGGDEEVTLSSHSAPSMTEDYKAYRGDDCELDSQDRPIKPGIGGQKQTFEALLEEQLRLEEQRLKTTQQQQSPEAAEGASPRANTKRAFLRRGEGLSRFTNRSKAPMPNKGEPQKDPKPQAKVSTRWPTQVSQRPPVQRKTAVLNKENRPRDLCSPLLDSVRPEGKADKPAAVRPRVLGSHQRQNIEITNCLRPREVIGDKVGGTSQPVSRTPAAVSKQFGLEERTGVLQRNGSGPSRPDGAAEGKSGVPEYSFELSFQEKLQHWDCDRQKESVELGEFELLEQAAEELSFSSNSSFVMKVLQLDQQHHLQGSRGSHPRRLSSTPIKSPSLPKGVHSRGTSRSGQGTGTSSSESPGVSAVRAKGVMRENGKATDEDEEEEDEVSDGKHEEISDILFRSSSEFGDREEVARPSYQTTVSSNLWENLLPASNPPYDKRSYQDTEGGSSQAEEGGESDLDDSTLLEDREERDHEGLLVFDDDDTWNDLEEAGSIVEDDSRTRGAATGNRHTPTATVNDISPSERTLKRKVAVAKGTELERMSVITAANQEPDPPPASQLMARLFPSLKPKTQAPSPPEPMKTEVGSGQQQSRQLRERLVELELEIERFRTENAALARLRQENEKNQEKLRKECAEFEQRKAEELAKFEEFKREEIKKLQKERKVFERHASAARAIPDKREREEIQALKKQLSFLQEELKRRESRWSTTHNRLRQQIDSLSSDNSNLKDEVRTMEKLRLSTWRKIGTDSERENDRKERGREGPRPLDSYIALEARCLKLASPPDTVRSSQPQNSISSKGSPSGHSPTTQGGIRGILKKSGPTPAPSPTHSSSSEDRPESLTRSHHPAQSHDHSNNLSPRARGLQTETEVQEPGQDVLTHADGKEVSADGLTVKVTFFNGDIKQVMADQRVIYYYADAQTTHTTYPDGIEVLQFPNNQTEKHFPDGRKEITFPDQTVKNLYPDGREESVLTDGTIIQVNLDGSKEIQFNTGQKEIHTADYKRREYPDGTLKTVYTDGRQETRYPTGRLRVKDKDGNIVMDNRP from the exons ATGTCATCTCCAGCTGGGTTGCAGGCTCAGCAGTCCCAAACAAAGTTCCTTGACCGATGGATGACGAGCAGCTCCTGTGCTGGGGTTATCCTGAACCCCTCCCCGGACCCGGCTGAGTCTCTTCGACACAGCTCTGTCTGGAGATCCCGGGATGTGAATGACTCCTTTGCCTCTCAGTTTGTTCCCCTCCCGGTCTCCAGTAGCAGCAGTTGCCTCAGTATCAGTTCCCTCGTCCATGATGCTGAGTCCGGGACAGAATTGAGCAAACAGAATCAGCTACCAGTTGATAGAACTTTGTCTGACAGACAATTTGCTGGACTGCAGACAGTGGCGTCTCAAGGGTTGACATTACCTGGAGAGATGGACAGTATGGAGAAGTTTGTAGAGCAGTCTCAGGACCTACCCCTAATGCTCAAACTCGAACGG CTGAGGCAGTGGCAGCAGCACATGCAGGAGCAGCTGAAAGCCCACCAGCTAGAGGAACTCGTCAGTCTCCAGGAGGAGCAACAAAGGTTACTGGGCATGGTGCATGTGGCTCAGCAGGATGGAGCAG ATTACATAGAGATCTCCAAGTTGACGGGAGCGGACTGGGGAGAGAACACTCTATTGGGGGGCTACCCCCTCTCTCACAGACCCCCAGCAGCCAAGAGCTTCCCTACATTCCGGCAGCCTCCAAGGGGCCAGGAGCAGGAAAAGGACCAAACACTGG GGACAGAAGCATGGAGCAATCCACACAAACGTCATCAGCTGAATGGGGATGCTGATGATAGGGGTGGTGATGAGGAAGTCACGTTATCTTCCCATTCTGCTCCCTCCATGACTGAAGACTACAAAGCATATAGAGGAGATGACTGTGAACTAGACTCACAGGACAG GCCCATTAAACCAGGGATAGGGGGGCAGAAACAGACGTTTGAGGCGCTCCTGGAGGAACAGCTGAGACTGGAGGAACAGAGACTGAAGACCACCCAGCAGCAGCAG AGCCCAGAGGCAGCTGAGGGAGCCAGTCCGAGAGCTAATACCAAGAGAGCCTTCCTGAGGCGAGGGGAGGGCCTCTCCAGATTCACCAACCGAAGCAAAGCCCCTATGCCCAACAAAGGGGAACCCCAAAAAGATCCCAAACCCCAGGCCAAGGTCAGCACCCGTTGGCCCACCCAGGTCAGTCAGCGCCCCCCCGTACAGCGCAAGACTGCTGTGCTCAACAAGGAGAACAGACCAAGAGACCTGTGCTCACCCCTTCTGGACAGTGTCAGACCAGAGGGCAAGGCAGACAAGCCGGCTGCAGTGAGGCCCAGAGTCCTGGGCAGTCATCAGAGACAGAACATTGAGATTACTAACTGTCTAAGGCCAAGGGAGGTGATTGGTGACAAGGTGGGTGGGACTTCTCAACCTGTGAGTAGaactcctgcagctgtaagtaaACAGTTTGGGCttgaggagaggactggagtaCTGCAGAGGAATGGAAGTGGTCCATCGAGACCGGATGGAGCAGCAGAGGGAAAATCGGGTGTTCCGGAGTATTCCTTTGAGCTGTCGTTCCAGGAGAAGCTGCAGCACTGGGACTGTGACCGTCAGAAGGAGAGTGTGGAGCTGGGGGAGTTTGAGCTGTTGGAGCAGGCAGCTGAGGAactctccttctcctccaacTCATCCTTTGTCATGAAG GTGCTGCAGCTGGACCAGCAACACCACCTTCAGGGCAGCAGGGGGAGCCATCCGCGACGCCTCTCCTCCACGCCCATCAAATCCCCCTCACTGCCTAAAGGGGTTCACAGCCGGGGCACCAGTAGAAGTGGCCAAGGCACAGGGACCAGCTCATCTGAATCACCAGGAGTATCTGCTGTGAGGGCAAAGGGGGTAATGAGGGAAAACGGCAAAGCCActgatgaggatgaggaggaagaagatGAAGTGAGCGACGGCAAACATGAGGAAATCTCTGACATCTTGTTCCGTAGCAGCTCTGAATTCGGGGATCGGGAGGAAGTAGCCCGACCGTCATACCAGACTACAGTTTCCAGCAACCTCTGGGAAAACCTGCTCCCTGCATCCAACCCTCCATACGACAAGAGGTCATATCAGGACACAGAGGGAGGCTCAAGCCAGGCAGAGGAGGGCGGGGAGAGTGACCTTGACGACTCCACCCTTttggaggacagagaagagagggaccaCGAGGGTCTGTTGGTGTTTGATGACGATGACACCTGGAACGACCTGGAGGAGGCTGGCAGCATCGTTGAGGACGACAGCAGAACAAGAGGCGCTGCAACAGGAAACCGACACACTCCCACAGCAACAGTGAATGACATTTCACCCTCAGAGAGGACACTGAAGAGAAAGGTGGCTGTGGCCAAAGGGACGGAGCTGGAAAGGATGTCTGTTATCACAGCAGCCAACCAGGAGCCAGATCCTCCTCCCGCTTCCCAGCTCATGGCCAGGCTGTTCCCCTCGCTAAAGCCCAAAACCCAGGCCCCTTCTCCACCAGAACCTATGAAGACTGAGGTCGGATCAG gCCAGCAGCAGTCCAGGCAGCTGAGGGAGAGGCTggtggagctggagctggagatTGAACGTTTCAGGACAGAGAATGCTGCCTTGGCCAGACTTAGACAGGAGAATGAAAAGAACCAGGAGAAACTCCG GAAGGAGTGTGCAGAGTTTGAGCAGCGGAAGGCTGAGGAGCTGGCCAAGTTTGAGGAGTTCAAGAGGGAGGAGATCAAGAAGCTGCAGAAGGAACGCAAGGTGTTTGAGAGGCATGCCTCTGCCGCCAGAGCCATACCAGACAAGAGGGAGCGTGAGGAGATCCAG GCCTTGAAGAAGCAGCTGAGTTTCCTGCAGGAGGAGTTGAAGCGGAGAGAGAGCCGCTGGTCCACCACACATAACCGTCTGCGGCAGCAGATAGACTCCCTGAGCTCAGACAACAGCAACCTGAAAGACGAGGTCCGCACCATGGAGAAACTACGCCTCAGCACATGGAGGAAGATTGGGACAGACAGCGAAAGAGAGAAcgacaggaaggagagagggagggagggacccaGGCCGTTGGACAGTTACATTGCTCTTGAAGCCAGGTGCCTCAAATTGGCA AGTCCTCCTGACACTGTGAGGAGCAGCCAACCACAGAACAGCATTTCCTCTAAAGGCAGCCCATCAGGACACAGCCCCACCACTCAAG GCGGTATCAGGGGCATCCTGAAGAAGTCAGGCCCTACACCAGCACCCAGCCCCACTCACAGTTCCAGCTCAGAGGATAGACCAGAATCTTTGACCAGGAGCCACCACCCAGCACAGAGCCACGACCACTCAAACAACCTGTCCCCT AGGGCTCGAGGTCTGCAGACTGAAACAGAGGTCCAAGAGCCAGGTCAGGATGTCCTCACCCACGCTGATGGAAAG GAGGTGTCAGCGGACGGACTGACAGTCAAAGTCACCTTCTTCAACGGGGACATCAAGCAGGTCATGGCTGACCAGAGAGTG ATCTACTACTATGCGGATGCCCAGACCACTCACACCACCTATCCTGACGGCATCGAGGTTCTGCAGTTCCCCAACAACCAGACTG AGAAGCATTTCCCTGATGGCCGTAAGGAGATCACATTCCCTGACCAGACAGTCAAGAACCTCTATCCagatgggagggaggagagtgtcCTCACTGACGGGACCATCATACAAGTTAACTT GGATGGCAGTAAGGAGATCCAGTTCAACACAGGCCAGAAggagatccacacagcagactatAAGAGGAGGGAGTACCCAGATGGCACTTTGAAGACAGTCTATACCGATGGCAGACAGGAGACCCGCTACCCCACCGGACGCCTCAGAGTTAAAGACAAGGATGGTAACATTGTCATGGACAACAGGCCCTAG